In the Pseudomonadota bacterium genome, AGTCATTTGCCCTCTGTGACTCCGTATCTCTGTGAGAAATAATAAAAATTTGTCAATCTATAGACAAAATCGAATATTTATTTACAAACTTTCACCCGTTGGGTGTTATTTCTCATTAACGTAACGCCTTTATTTTTCAAGGCTAAACGCTGATAGCTAACAGCTAAAAGCTAACAGCTAATCGCTTAACTTAGGTTTAAAGGTTGTGGTGTCTTGTCATTCCGACACCAACCTAACTCGCCGCCCAAACAAAAAAATCCCCGAACCGAAACTTAAGTTTCGACCCGGGGATTTCCCTTTTTTATCCTCTAAGGCGCTACAAGCCTGGCTCTGTCCACGAGAAACGGCTTTGTTGTTCAGGCAGGTCTTCTGACTTCCGGATCACTCTACTTACCGCACCTTCCCAACCTGACAGTCAGTGGTCTTTACGGCTTTCGTTCCCGGTTACAGCGGCGGGCCCGTCCCCGATTTACACGGGGTTCCCGATTAAGCTCTTAACGAGCACCTGAGCAATTATTTAATTAAATTCAGCTACTACTATAACTATTATTGATATGTCAATAAGTTTTATTCAGAATGCAAGTAACACCTAATCTGTCCGAATTATGTTTAAACCAGGAGGTGGTTTGGCCAATGAATTTCGCTAGATTCCGGCTCCTTTCTTCAGAATGTCAGCCATGTCAGTTTTCTCCCAGGTGAATCCCGCTTCCGTACGGCCGAAATGGCCATAAGCCGCGGTTTGCAGATAGATGGGTTGCAGAAGTTCAAGCTTTTCAATGATAGCTACCGGCCGCAGGTCAAAGTATTTTCTGACCAGATCGGATATTTTGTCTGAAGAGATCTTCCCGGTGCCGAAACAGTTGATCATGACGCTGACCGGTTGGGCGACGCCAATGGCATAGGCCAGCTGGACTTCACATCGTTCAGCCATTCCGGCAGCAACAATATTTTTGGCAATATAGCGGGCCATATATGAGGCGCTGCGATCGACTTTTGAAGGATCTTTGCCGGAAAAACAGCCTCCCCCATGACTTCCCTGTCCTCCATAGGTATCGACGATAATTTTTCTGCCGGTCAAGCCACAATCTCCCATGGGTCCGCCGACAACAAAGCGTCCGGTGGGATTGACGAAAAATTTGGTTTCCTGGTCAAGCATTTCAGCCGGGATGATCGGTTTAATAACCTGCTCAATGATGCTCTCCTTGAGGTCATTGTAAGCAATATCCGGGGTATGCTGGCTGGAAACCACCACGGTGTCAACACGTATTGGTTTATGGTCAACATATTCAATAGTTACCTGGGATTTTCCATCGGGGCGGAGAAAAGGCAGATGTTCATTCTTGCGCTGCCTGGCCAGTTCCCTGGTCAGGCGATGGGCGTAGACAATCGGCATGGGCATTAATTCCTGGGTATCATTGCAGGCATAGCCGAACATCAAGCCCTGGTCTCCGGCACCCTGGTCCTGGTAAAGACCTTCGCCGGCGGTGACGCCGACGGAAATATCAGGAGATTGTTTGTCAATACTGGTCAGTACGGCACAGGTTTCCCAGTCGAAGCCCATGGATGAGTCATTGTAGCCGATATCCTTGATAGTCTGTCGGACTACTTCCGGGATATCAACGTAGCAATTGGTAGTGATTTCGCCGGCAACGACTGCCATGCCTGTGGTTACCATAGTTTCACAGGCAACCCGGCCATGCTTGTCCTCTTCGAGGATATTATCGAGGATAGCATCGGAAATCTGGTCGGCAACTTTGTCGGGATGACCTTCCGTGACTGATTCAGAGGTGAAGAGATAGTCGTGCATGCTCATGATATTCTCCTTTACTTTTGGCTGGTGACATTAGTGCCTTACAGGTTATTTTCTGGTTTAAAAAACAAGAAAACGTTCTGATAAGAGCACTTACTTGCGGGCCGATAAAGCCCGTTTGGGTTGCGGGATATGTTCCCGCATTAGAAATATTTATTAATTATTTTTCAGATTCATCAGCAGATCATCTGGAAATCGCTGATGCATTTGTTCAGCCACATACTCTTCTACTTCAGTGGCGACTTTGAAGGTCAAACACTTGGCAAGAATTTCACGGGCTTCTTTATACGTACTGCTGCGAATAATTTTCTTGATGTAGGGAACGGAAAGAGGATTCATGCTCAACTGGTCCAGCCCGAGTCCCATCAATACCAGAGTATATGAAGGCTCGCCAGCCATTTCACCGCAGACACTGACGGGAATACCATTGCCATGGGCGGCTTCGATGGTATTCTGTAGCAACCTGAGGATGGAAGGGTGCAGGGGTTCATAAAAACATGAAACATGCTCATTAACCCGGTCAACGGCCAGGGTGTATTGAATCAGATCATTGGTGCCGATACTGAAATAATCCACCTCAGGTGCCAGCAGATCAGCGATAACGGCGGCGGAAGGTATTTCAATCATGACTCCGACGGGAATGTTTTCATCAAAAGAGATACCCTGATGGCGCAGTTCATCTTTAACCTCGGTCAGGATACCGATGGCCTGTCTGATGTCACGAACTCCGGAGATCATCGGGAAAAGTATCTTAACCTTGCCATGATGGCTGGCCCTGAGTATCCCCCGCAGCTGCTGGCAAAAAATTTCCTTTTGTTTGAAACAGAGGCGGATGCCCCGTAAACCCATAGCCGGATTAACGGTGTCTTCATGAAAAGCATGGCTGGAAAGCTTGTCATAGCCGAGGTCAAGGGTTCTGATGGTAATTTCCTGTCCCGCGGCATTTTGCAGGGCCTTTTTATAGGTCAGATAATGTTCTTCCTCGGAGGGAAGGTCACTTCGGTTGAGATAAATGAACTCCGTGCGATATAACCCGATAGCTCCCGCACCATGAGAAACTGACGATTCTGCTTCTTCCGGGCTTTCAATGTTGGCTGCCAACTCAATAGTATAGCCGTCTTTGGTCAGGGGGGGTAAATCCCGATTCTGGATCAGTTGCTGTTGGAAAAAACGATGCCTTTCCGCTTTTTCCTTATAGGTACGTATTTGTTCAGCGGTAGGGGAAACAATGATCAGTCCGTCAATGGCATCTACTATCAGTTGATTGCCGCCGTTAATCATTTCCGTGGCCCGCTCAAGCCCGACTACGGCGGGAATTTCCATTGAGCGGGCAATGATGGCCGTATGAGAAGTACGTCCACCCAGATCAGTAACAAAGGCTTTTACCTTGTTTAAATTCAGTTGCATGGTGTCGGCAGGTGAAAGATCATGGGCGATGAGAATGACGTTTTTGCTTATTTTCTCGATGTTGTCATATTCACTTTTCATCAGTTGGCGCAGAATCCGTTCCGCTACATGGGTTATGTCGGACTGTCGTTCCCTCATGTAGGGATCATTCATGCGGTTGAAAATCTTTTTGATTTTTTCCACATTCAGGCTGAGGGCCCATTCCGCACTAATCTTTTTTTCCCGAATCAGCTTAACGGTATCATCCGTGAGCATTTTATCGTCCATCATCATCAGATGAACGTCAAACAGGTAAAGATGTTTTTGATTGCCGTTGTTTTCAGCTGATGTTTCCACTAATCTTTCATGTCCATCAAGCAATTCCTGGCGGGCGGCGGCAATGGCATTTAAATAGCGCTCTATCTCCACCTGAACCTGCTCGCTGGGAATTTTTTCCATGGCTGGCTTGAGCTTGGCCCGGTCCAGCAAAAAAGCCCTGCCGATGACAACTCCGGGAGAAACGCCGATGCCCTGTAAAGTACATTGATTGTTACCAGTTTGATTCATGGTCCCTGCTTTCTTGAAAGTTTATTTAGTGCTCATCCGGAAACAGCAGTTTACGGATAGAAACTATTTATTATTCTNNNNNNNNNNNNNNNNNNNNNNNNNNNNNNNNNNNNNNNNNNNNNNNNNNNNNNNNNNNNNNNNNNNNNNNNNNNNNNNNNNNNNNNNNNNNNNNNNNNNGAAACGCCGATGCCCTGTAAAGTACATTGATTGTTACCAGTTTGATTCATGGTCCCTGCTTTCTTGAAAGTTTATTTAGTGCTCATCCGGAAACAGCAGTTTACGGATAGAAACTATTTATTATTCTAAGCTGAGCTATTAGCGGTTAGCCATTAGCAATTAGCTTTTAAAAATCAGGGCTTTACGTTGATTAGTAAAACACCCAACGGGTGAAGGTGGGTGACATTAAACATCTTGTAATTATTGAGCTAATAGCTAACTGCTAAAAGCTGATCGCTTAATTTAGGTATTATTCTTCCAGCTCACCAAATCCATCCGATATCAGCTCATCCAGCGCTGCCAAAGCCTGTTCTTCGTCCGGGCCGTTCGTTTCCACCTGAATGGTGCTTCCCTGGGATGCCGCCAGCAGCAGCACCCCCATAATGCTTTTGCCGTTAACCTGAAGTTCATCTTTACCGATGTGGACGTCAGCCTCAAAGGAGTTGGCAATTTTAACCAGGTAAGAAGCCGCCCGGGCATGTAATCCCAGTTTATTGATGATGATAAATTCTTTTTTTAACATAATCTCATTTCACTTCCGATATTCACCTGCCGTTTTCTCTGACCCAGAATGGTAATATTGTACTTTGGTTGTTAACAGAACCGAAACCAATAGTTTACAATCATCGCCATAAGTATTATCAGACTTGCACCCTGCAATGCCTGAAACATTGACATTCCCCGTTTTATCCGCCAGGCAAAGAGGGAAATGATGCCGACGGTGAGTAACGAAAGAGGTTTAAAACAAGTGGGGACAGGAATCATCGTCCTTAGGAGAAACGGAATGCTAAGAGCCAATAATCCGGCGGTCAGATAGTTTATTATCACCTTCAATCTCGGCAGTTGCCAATGATGGATGGTGCTGACCACATTCAGTCCATGCCTGACCCCCTGAATATAGATCAGGTAGCGGATGCTCAGGTGAATGAGATTATACCCGATTAACAGGGCTAATGGGGCCCAGAATCCGCCGCCAATAAAATAGATTAAAACAGCTAAAGACGCCATTGCCGGTTTGAGCCCGTTCCAGAAAAAAGCATCTCCAATGGCGCCGTAGAGAGAGTTCAGGTTCTTTCCCAGCAGCAGTCCGTATTCACCCTGGCCATTTTTTTCCAGGTTGATATGTATACCAAGCACTGCTGCCGCCATGATTGGGTTAGTATTAAAGAAATCCAGGTAGTTTTTTATTTTTCTTGTCAGCTTCTCGCGATCATTTCCATACAGTTGATCCAACAGGGGATAAATGGCGTAGGCCAGTCCCATGTTTTGCATCCGGCTGAAATTCCAGGATGCCTGCCAGCAAAGGCTACGCAGAAAAATTCGCTGCTCGAGGGGTATGCTAAAATTCATGGTTAACCTGAATGTTCCATTTGCTTGCAATTTCCTTAATGGTAAATACTTCCAACTTCTCACTTGGTTTGCAGCTTTGCTTCGCCCTCTCCGACGGGGTCAAAGCTTGCCAACCGGCGGGTCTGGATTCTGATTTTTCAAGTAGATTTCTTGCCGCCGGTAATCAAGCACTGACCCCAATCGAGACAGTTTGAAAATGTGAGACGTTGATAGCTAAAGCTAAAGGTTAATGACCCAATGTCGGTTACACCTAAATTAAGCGATTAGCTTTTAGCAGTTAGCTGTTAGCTCAATAATTACAATATGTTTAATATCGCCAACCGTAAATATTCGACTTTGTCTATAGATTGACAAATTTTTATTATTTCTCACAGAGACACGGAGTCACAGAGGGCAAATGACTGGGGTTCTCTGTGACTTTGTGCCTCTGTGAGAGTATTTTTATCTTTTCTGAAAACGTAGTCGAATGTTTACCACCAACCTTCACCCGTTGGGTGTTGTTGCTAATCAACGTAAATCCATGATTTTTAAAAGCTAATTGCTAATGGCTAACCGCTAATAGCTCAGCTTAGGTTACAGTAAGAAGCTGAAGCCCAAAGCCAGCAAGATAAAGAGTGTCAGAATATTTTTTTTATGGATTCCCGCTAACAGAGTGGCAATGCCAACCAGGGGGAAAATTATCAGCAAGCCATTCATAATTCTTCGGATGCTTGCAGGAATTAATGAATGAAGATATGGCATCGCCAGCAATAGTATGGCGCTGCTGACCAATATGGCCAAAAAGTTGCAAATCAGGAAGTGTATCAATCCTTTTAAATGCAGTGAAACTGCCTGCTCAGGATTACCGACCAGCAGGCGGGTTTCCATCTCCGTTAAAATTTTCTCGTTATATTTTCGCACCATGATATCGATTTTCTTTCCCTGGGATGCCAGGGGAATCATGGTTGCAAGAACAAGGAAAATCAATGAACCAATATTGACCGGATTACTTACATTTTGGGAAGTGACAATAGTTGTGATAACTCCGCTGGCTACCGCGGCGAACAGGGTGTCATCGCTGGGGATGGCAGTGCCTACCGGCAGCTCATTAATCCAGAGGAGTTCAATCAAAACGCCGACAAGTAGTCCAACTGCCGCATTCCCGCATGCCAACCCAATAATCGGGGCAGTCACTACCGGTCGGGAGATCATTAGTTGTCCCCAGGCAGTACGATCCAGGTTCAGTAATGCTCCGACTCCGGCAATTTTTAACGCGGCTGTAAGAGAAACTAAAATATCCATTATGATCGTTGCTGGTGCCTGTGGCCAAATGGTAGATTGTAATGCCTAAGTTAAGCGATTAGCCTTTAGCCTTTCGATTCAGGTGATAGCATAAATTTTTTTCTGATTAAAGGGAAGATATCCTGAGGGGGGATTCGTGGTACCGGCTGAACAAAGATAGAAATACCCCGCTGACTGATATCATCCAGTAAAGAAACTTCCGGGCGATTAAGGGAAATTGAAGCTGAAATTTGAGTTTTTCCGCTTTGATAATGAATATTTCCCAGGTTCAGGCGGTTGAAAGGCAGCCCCAGTTTCACTGCCTGATCGGTGGCCTCAATCGAAGAAACCAGCATCATGGTACGAAATGCCGATATGGGGTGCAGGAAATCATTTTTCAGATAATTGACTGCATCCGCCACGGTTTTAATCAGAACCTTTACCATGGGAGGGGCAGACATTCCCATGATCTTTTTTTTAAATGGGTCGTGGAAAACCTCATCATCAGCTACGATAATCTGGTTGATATTGAGATATGGTATCCAGGCTTCCACAATCTGACCATGAATCAGGCGATCATCGACACGTACAAGCAGAGTTGTCATTTTCCCAAAAATTCAATAGCCGAAAAAATATTTTTACGTCCATATTCAGTAATATACACCGTCAGTTCACTTAAACTTTGTTTCTGCCGCTCCGTTGCCAGCTTTAAGATCATCGGCAGATTAACCCCTGAAATTATTTCTACTTTCTCCGGTTCAAAAAATGAAAAGCTGATATTGGAAGGTGTGCCACCAAACATGTCGGTAAGAATCATGACTTTGAGACCGTTTTTTTTCATTGTATTAATAACTGCTGCCAGGCTTTTTTTAACCTTTTCCACATCATCCTGCTCTGAGATGCTGAAACTCTCTATCTCAGGTAATGGCCCAACAATCTGCTCAGCGGTTTCCTTCAGATTTTTTGCCAGGGAGTGGTGGGTGACAATAATTATGCCGATCATTTTCCTGAGGTTCCTTTTCCTAAGGGGATGTCCCGGTGGACCAGTTGTAATTGGTGTCCACTGGATTCAAGCTTTTGCTTCAGCATGCAGCTTATACTGACAGACCGGTGTTGCCCGCCGGTGCAGCCGATGGCAATGGTCAGATAGGTCTTTCCTTCTGCCTGGTATTGGGGAATTAAAAAATGTAGCAGGTTGCTGAAGTGATTAAAAAATGTTTGGCTGGTTTCCTGCTTCACGACGAATTCCTGTACCTCCCGGTCAAGACCGGTTTTATCCCTCAGCTCAGGGGTGAAGTAAGGATTGGGTAGGAATCTGAC is a window encoding:
- the metK gene encoding methionine adenosyltransferase codes for the protein MSMHDYLFTSESVTEGHPDKVADQISDAILDNILEEDKHGRVACETMVTTGMAVVAGEITTNCYVDIPEVVRQTIKDIGYNDSSMGFDWETCAVLTSIDKQSPDISVGVTAGEGLYQDQGAGDQGLMFGYACNDTQELMPMPIVYAHRLTRELARQRKNEHLPFLRPDGKSQVTIEYVDHKPIRVDTVVVSSQHTPDIAYNDLKESIIEQVIKPIIPAEMLDQETKFFVNPTGRFVVGGPMGDCGLTGRKIIVDTYGGQGSHGGGCFSGKDPSKVDRSASYMARYIAKNIVAAGMAERCEVQLAYAIGVAQPVSVMINCFGTGKISSDKISDLVRKYFDLRPVAIIEKLELLQPIYLQTAAYGHFGRTEAGFTWEKTDMADILKKGAGI
- the ptsP gene encoding phosphoenolpyruvate--protein phosphotransferase — encoded protein: MNQTGNNQCTLQGIGVSPGVVIGRAFLLDRAKLKPAMEKIPSEQVQVEIERYLNAIAAARQELLDGHERLVETSAENNGNQKHLYLFDVHLMMMDDKMLTDDTVKLIREKKISAEWALSLNVEKIKKIFNRMNDPYMRERQSDITHVAERILRQLMKSEYDNIEKISKNVILIAHDLSPADTMQLNLNKVKAFVTDLGGRTSHTAIIARSMEIPAVVGLERATEMINGGNQLIVDAIDGLIIVSPTAEQIRTYKEKAERHRFFQQQLIQNRDLPPLTKDGYTIELAANIESPEEAESSVSHGAGAIGLYRTEFIYLNRSDLPSEEEHYLTYKKALQNAAGQEITIRTLDLGYDKLSSHAFHEDTVNPAMGLRGIRLCFKQKEIFCQQLRGILRASHHGKVKILFPMISGVRDIRQAIGILTEVKDELRHQGISFDENIPVGVMIEIPSAAVIADLLAPEVDYFSIGTNDLIQYTLAVDRVNEHVSCFYEPLHPSILRLLQNTIEAAHGNGIPVSVCGEMAGEPSYTLVLMGLGLDQLSMNPLSVPYIKKIIRSSTYKEAREILAKCLTFKVATEVEEYVAEQMHQRFPDDLLMNLKNN
- a CDS encoding HPr family phosphocarrier protein: MLKKEFIIINKLGLHARAASYLVKIANSFEADVHIGKDELQVNGKSIMGVLLLAASQGSTIQVETNGPDEEQALAALDELISDGFGELEE
- a CDS encoding PTS system mannose/fructose/sorbose family transporter subunit IID, translating into MNFSIPLEQRIFLRSLCWQASWNFSRMQNMGLAYAIYPLLDQLYGNDREKLTRKIKNYLDFFNTNPIMAAAVLGIHINLEKNGQGEYGLLLGKNLNSLYGAIGDAFFWNGLKPAMASLAVLIYFIGGGFWAPLALLIGYNLIHLSIRYLIYIQGVRHGLNVVSTIHHWQLPRLKVIINYLTAGLLALSIPFLLRTMIPVPTCFKPLSLLTVGIISLFAWRIKRGMSMFQALQGASLIILMAMIVNYWFRFC
- a CDS encoding PTS sugar transporter subunit IIC: MDILVSLTAALKIAGVGALLNLDRTAWGQLMISRPVVTAPIIGLACGNAAVGLLVGVLIELLWINELPVGTAIPSDDTLFAAVASGVITTIVTSQNVSNPVNIGSLIFLVLATMIPLASQGKKIDIMVRKYNEKILTEMETRLLVGNPEQAVSLHLKGLIHFLICNFLAILVSSAILLLAMPYLHSLIPASIRRIMNGLLIIFPLVGIATLLAGIHKKNILTLFILLALGFSFLL
- a CDS encoding PTS sugar transporter subunit IIB is translated as MTTLLVRVDDRLIHGQIVEAWIPYLNINQIIVADDEVFHDPFKKKIMGMSAPPMVKVLIKTVADAVNYLKNDFLHPISAFRTMMLVSSIEATDQAVKLGLPFNRLNLGNIHYQSGKTQISASISLNRPEVSLLDDISQRGISIFVQPVPRIPPQDIFPLIRKKFMLSPESKG
- a CDS encoding PTS sugar transporter; the protein is MIGIIIVTHHSLAKNLKETAEQIVGPLPEIESFSISEQDDVEKVKKSLAAVINTMKKNGLKVMILTDMFGGTPSNISFSFFEPEKVEIISGVNLPMILKLATERQKQSLSELTVYITEYGRKNIFSAIEFLGK